The following coding sequences are from one Longimicrobiales bacterium window:
- a CDS encoding threonine synthase encodes MASDNLKNLECTRCGAEYDAERLWRLSPCCGKPLYARYDLDRIARTFRPDDLRGREPSLWRYADVLPVRDPAFRVTLGEGLTPLLAAPRLAERLGVERLWLKDEGQNPTGSFKARGLSLAVSRAWELGATELALPSAGNAGSAAAAYAAAAGLPCHVVVPADTPHVIIEETRALGADLQLIDGLITDAGARVAEGVDAHGWFDLSTLKEPYRVEGKKTMGYELFEQLVGRLPDVIIYPTGGGTGLVGMWKAFDEMEQLGWIGPERPRMISVQATGCAPIVRAWETGQPEAEPWQDAHTYASGLRVPRAVGDFLMLDAIRASDGAAIAIDDEEMREAVRTIGAATGVFAAPEGGAAAAAVPHLIRLGLLSPDEEIVLFITGSGLKYVA; translated from the coding sequence ATGGCATCGGACAACCTGAAGAACCTGGAATGCACCCGCTGCGGCGCGGAGTACGACGCCGAGCGGCTGTGGCGGCTGTCGCCGTGCTGCGGCAAGCCGCTGTACGCGCGTTACGACCTGGACCGGATCGCACGCACGTTCCGGCCGGACGACCTGCGCGGGCGTGAGCCATCGCTCTGGCGCTACGCGGACGTGCTGCCCGTACGCGACCCGGCGTTCAGGGTGACGCTGGGCGAGGGTCTGACGCCACTGCTGGCGGCGCCGCGTCTGGCTGAGCGGCTCGGTGTGGAGCGGCTGTGGCTGAAGGACGAGGGGCAGAACCCGACGGGCAGCTTCAAGGCGCGGGGTCTGTCGCTCGCGGTGTCGCGGGCGTGGGAACTGGGCGCAACGGAGCTGGCGCTGCCATCGGCGGGCAATGCGGGATCGGCCGCGGCGGCGTACGCGGCCGCGGCGGGGCTGCCGTGTCACGTGGTGGTCCCCGCGGACACGCCGCATGTCATCATCGAGGAGACACGCGCACTGGGCGCGGACCTCCAGCTGATCGACGGTCTGATCACGGACGCGGGTGCGCGCGTGGCGGAGGGCGTCGACGCGCACGGGTGGTTCGACCTGTCCACACTGAAGGAGCCATACCGCGTCGAGGGCAAGAAGACGATGGGCTACGAGCTGTTCGAGCAGCTCGTCGGTCGGCTGCCGGACGTCATCATCTACCCGACCGGCGGCGGCACCGGCCTGGTCGGTATGTGGAAGGCGTTCGACGAGATGGAGCAGCTCGGCTGGATCGGCCCGGAGCGGCCGCGCATGATTTCCGTGCAGGCGACGGGGTGCGCGCCGATCGTGCGGGCGTGGGAGACCGGTCAGCCGGAGGCGGAGCCGTGGCAGGACGCGCACACCTACGCGTCAGGCCTGCGCGTCCCGCGCGCTGTGGGCGACTTCCTCATGCTGGACGCGATCCGCGCCTCGGACGGCGCTGCGATCGCGATCGATGACGAGGAGATGAGGGAGGCTGTACGCACGATCGGCGCGGCGACAGGTGTGTTCGCTGCGCCCGAGGGCGGCGCGGCCGCGGCCGCGGTACCGCACCTGATCCGGCTCGGCCTGCTCTCGCCGGACGAGGAGATCGTGCTGTTCATCACGGGCAGCGGACTCAAGTACGTCGCGTGA
- a CDS encoding TraR/DksA C4-type zinc finger protein has product MKEAQRKHLEQRLLEERARTERALQRSDETTRTATEEDGDLTSYTQHPADEGTDTMEQEKALLMLSAEGQRLQQIDEALRRLYKEPDQFGKCIECGNEISMERLELIPWTTLCRDHQAESEGGS; this is encoded by the coding sequence ATGAAGGAAGCACAGCGGAAGCATCTCGAACAGCGCCTGCTGGAGGAACGCGCGCGCACCGAACGCGCACTGCAGCGCTCCGACGAGACGACCCGCACGGCGACGGAAGAGGACGGTGACCTGACGTCGTATACGCAGCATCCGGCCGATGAAGGCACGGACACGATGGAGCAGGAGAAGGCGCTGCTCATGCTGAGCGCGGAAGGACAGCGCCTGCAGCAGATCGATGAGGCGCTCCGGCGCCTCTACAAGGAGCCTGACCAGTTCGGCAAGTGTATCGAATGCGGCAACGAGATATCCATGGAACGCCTCGAGCTGATCCCGTGGACCACACTCTGCCGCGATCACCAGGCGGAGAGCGAGGGCGGCAGCTGA
- a CDS encoding sigma-70 family RNA polymerase sigma factor, with the protein MNEADCIRRAQQGDAAAIRDLYRRYAPRVHAVVRRLAGDDALAEDWAQDAWIRAFRALPTFRGDARFSTWLHRIAVNSALHGRRWRDRRVSHEAPLDQERERSGRTDHVVLRISLQRALDELPEGMRQIIVLHDVEGYTHEEIGALLGIAAGTSKSQLFKARARLRGLLQAGQRTLIEEEACRI; encoded by the coding sequence ATGAACGAAGCGGACTGCATAAGGCGGGCACAGCAGGGTGATGCCGCCGCGATCCGGGACCTGTACAGGCGCTATGCGCCGCGGGTCCACGCGGTGGTGCGGCGGCTGGCGGGTGACGACGCGCTGGCGGAGGACTGGGCACAGGACGCGTGGATCCGTGCGTTCCGTGCACTGCCGACGTTCCGCGGCGATGCGCGGTTCTCGACGTGGCTGCATCGCATTGCGGTGAACAGCGCACTGCACGGCCGCCGCTGGCGCGACCGGCGCGTGAGCCACGAGGCGCCGCTCGATCAGGAGCGCGAGCGTTCGGGTCGCACCGATCATGTCGTGCTCCGGATCAGCCTGCAGCGCGCGCTGGACGAGCTGCCGGAAGGGATGAGGCAGATCATCGTGCTGCACGACGTCGAGGGATACACGCACGAAGAGATCGGCGCTCTGCTCGGCATCGCGGCCGGCACATCGAAGAGTCAGCTGTTCAAGGCACGTGCGCGGCTAAGGGGGTTGCTTCAGGCAGGCCAGCGCACGCTGATCGAGGAGGAAGCATGTCGCATCTGA
- a CDS encoding PDZ domain-containing protein — translation MKTHRLLIALFAAATLAPAAATAQDRPLVYSVTVSRGMLGFYSEAIPGAGLHQRIVADVVPDSPADKAGLEKGDTLLRINGLAASPQVMSAPFEPGDTVVLRIRRDGRERDITVVAAERPSEFRMVFPDSVDERFSIYMDRMRANVDSFSAVMPRVRLRQFDSDSGTIIILGTDTMHIARRGEMIRVSPDSLVRRFEMRGLPRMLTDSAGIHIFTPGEGRTFSFGGDSTVVRGFDLMATNVLMGLRAVAGAELAPLNPSLAEYFGTTDGVLVLNAAERTPAERAGLRGGDVIVRVGDTPVRSIRDLRSAIEAAGRNDLILHVLRHGRNVEVTLSR, via the coding sequence ATGAAAACGCATCGACTTCTGATCGCACTCTTCGCCGCCGCGACGCTGGCGCCGGCCGCTGCCACGGCGCAGGACCGACCGCTCGTCTACTCGGTCACAGTCAGCCGCGGCATGCTCGGGTTCTACTCCGAAGCGATCCCTGGCGCCGGACTGCACCAGCGCATCGTGGCGGACGTCGTGCCCGACTCGCCCGCCGACAAGGCCGGCCTCGAGAAGGGCGACACACTGCTCCGCATCAACGGACTGGCCGCATCGCCGCAGGTGATGAGCGCACCGTTCGAGCCGGGTGACACCGTGGTGCTCCGCATCCGGCGTGACGGCCGTGAGCGCGACATCACGGTCGTCGCCGCGGAACGGCCGAGCGAGTTCCGCATGGTATTCCCGGACTCGGTCGACGAGCGGTTCTCCATCTACATGGACCGCATGCGTGCGAACGTCGACTCGTTCAGCGCGGTCATGCCCCGCGTCCGCCTGCGGCAGTTCGACAGTGACAGCGGCACGATCATCATCCTGGGCACCGACACGATGCACATCGCGCGGCGCGGCGAGATGATCCGTGTCAGCCCCGACTCGCTGGTGCGCAGATTCGAGATGCGTGGACTGCCGCGCATGCTCACCGATTCCGCCGGCATCCACATCTTCACGCCGGGCGAAGGCCGCACGTTCTCGTTCGGCGGCGATTCGACCGTCGTGCGCGGCTTCGACCTCATGGCGACGAACGTGCTCATGGGTCTGCGCGCCGTCGCCGGTGCCGAGCTGGCCCCGCTCAATCCGTCGCTCGCCGAATACTTCGGCACGACGGACGGCGTGCTCGTGCTGAACGCGGCCGAGCGCACACCCGCGGAGCGCGCTGGACTGCGCGGCGGCGATGTCATCGTTCGCGTCGGCGACACGCCCGTCCGATCGATCCGCGACCTGCGCAGCGCCATCGAAGCCGCCGGTCGCAACGACCTGATCCTGCACGTGCTGCGTCACGGCCGGAACGTGGAAGTGACGCTCAGCCGCTGA
- a CDS encoding NifU N-terminal domain-containing protein, translating to MTVSFQATPNPNAGKFTVGRKTVEGNTSRSFYNAQQAAADPVAAALFNLDGVTNVFMVEDFVTVTKQPDVDWSDLIPRVTTALERVLS from the coding sequence ATGACGGTATCGTTTCAGGCGACGCCCAACCCGAATGCGGGCAAGTTCACCGTCGGCCGGAAGACGGTCGAGGGCAATACGTCCCGTTCGTTCTACAACGCGCAGCAGGCTGCCGCCGACCCGGTGGCCGCGGCACTGTTCAACCTCGATGGCGTGACGAACGTGTTCATGGTCGAGGACTTCGTGACGGTAACGAAGCAGCCGGACGTGGACTGGTCGGACCTGATCCCGCGCGTGACTACGGCTCTCGAGCGCGTACTCTCCTGA
- a CDS encoding aminopeptidase P N-terminal domain-containing protein gives MVGPDPARDYGSRARTLLTNDVFAARRARVLDALDGAALILAAAPELFVGGDTDVRYVPAADLYYLTGYTEPQAVLLLCGSAEQAFTLFVRPRDAERELWTGARGGVEAAQERFGADAAYPLSDLQSRVPKLLENAERVYARLATGRPEVDDALRQALAQAGRSRPRTGRGVHTVTDPSVLLAPMRVRKDTTEIAAMRAAADITIRAFDDVARGLTSLGHEYEVEAGIEYGFRRRGAHGPAFPTIAAAGANATVLHYTSNEAALHAGDLLLVDAGARARMYCADITRTWPVAGKFTPEQRAAYDAVVAAHGAFIECIGPGRSLGDAEDAALRVLAQGMIDLHLLAGTIDDIMEKREYRRYFPHRISHWLGLEVHDTGSYAVGGQPIDLEEGMVLTVEPGLYIPAGDMSAPAALRGMGVRLEDDVLVTGDGADVLTGGLPLSADEVEAQLGG, from the coding sequence CTGGTCGGACCTGATCCCGCGCGTGACTACGGCTCTCGAGCGCGTACTCTCCTGACGAACGATGTCTTCGCGGCCCGCCGTGCGCGCGTGCTCGACGCGCTCGACGGCGCTGCTCTCATCCTGGCCGCGGCACCGGAGCTCTTCGTCGGCGGCGACACGGATGTGCGGTACGTGCCCGCCGCGGACCTCTACTATCTGACCGGCTACACCGAGCCGCAGGCCGTGCTGCTGCTGTGCGGCTCGGCGGAGCAGGCGTTCACGCTGTTCGTGCGACCGCGCGATGCGGAGCGGGAGCTGTGGACGGGTGCGCGCGGCGGCGTCGAAGCGGCGCAAGAACGGTTCGGTGCGGACGCGGCATATCCCCTCTCCGACCTCCAGTCCCGGGTGCCGAAGCTGCTGGAGAACGCCGAGCGCGTGTACGCGCGACTCGCGACGGGACGTCCGGAAGTCGACGACGCGCTGCGTCAGGCGCTCGCACAGGCCGGCCGGTCGCGGCCGCGCACGGGCCGCGGCGTGCACACGGTCACCGACCCGTCCGTGCTGCTCGCGCCGATGCGCGTGCGCAAGGACACGACGGAGATCGCCGCCATGCGCGCCGCGGCGGACATCACAATCAGGGCGTTCGACGATGTCGCGCGCGGCCTGACGTCGCTCGGCCACGAGTACGAAGTGGAGGCCGGGATCGAGTACGGGTTCCGGCGCCGCGGTGCGCACGGTCCCGCGTTCCCGACCATCGCCGCCGCCGGCGCGAACGCGACCGTGCTGCACTACACGTCCAACGAAGCAGCGCTGCACGCGGGCGATCTCCTGCTCGTCGATGCGGGTGCACGCGCGCGGATGTATTGCGCGGACATCACGCGCACCTGGCCCGTGGCCGGGAAGTTCACGCCAGAGCAGCGTGCGGCGTATGACGCCGTCGTCGCGGCGCACGGTGCGTTCATCGAGTGCATCGGTCCGGGTCGCAGCCTGGGCGACGCGGAGGACGCGGCGCTGCGCGTGCTGGCCCAGGGCATGATCGATCTGCACCTGCTCGCCGGCACGATCGACGACATCATGGAGAAGCGCGAGTATCGCCGGTACTTCCCGCACCGCATATCGCACTGGCTGGGGCTCGAGGTCCACGATACCGGCAGTTACGCCGTGGGCGGTCAGCCGATCGACCTCGAGGAGGGCATGGTCCTCACGGTGGAGCCCGGCCTGTACATCCCTGCGGGGGACATGTCGGCACCGGCGGCGCTGCGCGGCATGGGCGTGCGGCTGGAGGACGACGTGCTGGTGACCGGCGACGGGGCGGACGTGCTGACGGGCGGTCTGCCGCTCTCCGCAGATGAGGTGGAGGCGCAGCTCGGCGGTTGA
- a CDS encoding FAD-dependent oxidoreductase, with protein sequence MNVVQRRGEWMGAERDVAVIGAGAAGLAAALRLTRTGGRVTIYERGVRAGGRMQTETLDGARVDVGVQLVSSSHTAFFDLAERAGVRELLRRSPGRDALWRKNRANAITYGSVASMVASSALPATLKLKMGSRYLPFLATRARTLDANDPAGSGGVAHDRESIGAWGVRELGSDFVELLAYPLLAAYYGAEPEQTSAGVYHALAREGMDVSVYGAAGGFGALADAWLSAAESAGATYASATEVMRVYASRDGVRLETSSGEAHHDAAVIAVPAPVAAQLVEGGELGVWLAGVHVSPTITVAFSMDRPFPGDYFGLSFPRGDAIGNRVVALCIQSRKLPGLVPAGADALVALPAPAATPSLLALDDDSAADAVLGTLERAVSGIAKHVRSAHVYRFEQGYTIFRPGYLAHLSRFDPAWLPPNTALAGDYMLAPSVEGAVRSGEAAALRILQP encoded by the coding sequence ATGAACGTGGTACAGCGGCGGGGGGAGTGGATGGGCGCGGAACGGGATGTAGCGGTCATCGGTGCGGGCGCGGCGGGGCTGGCGGCGGCGCTGCGCCTGACGCGGACGGGCGGGCGCGTGACTATTTACGAGCGCGGTGTTCGTGCGGGCGGGCGGATGCAGACAGAGACGCTGGACGGCGCGCGTGTGGATGTCGGCGTCCAACTGGTGAGCTCGTCGCACACCGCGTTCTTCGATCTGGCGGAGAGGGCCGGAGTGCGGGAGCTGCTGCGGCGCTCGCCCGGGCGAGATGCGCTGTGGCGGAAGAACCGCGCGAACGCGATCACGTACGGCTCGGTCGCGAGCATGGTGGCGTCATCGGCGCTGCCGGCGACACTGAAGCTGAAGATGGGGAGCCGCTACCTGCCGTTTCTGGCGACGCGCGCGCGAACGCTCGATGCGAACGATCCGGCGGGCAGCGGCGGCGTCGCGCACGACCGCGAGTCGATCGGCGCGTGGGGTGTCCGCGAGCTCGGCTCCGACTTCGTGGAGCTGCTCGCGTATCCGTTGCTGGCGGCGTACTACGGTGCGGAGCCGGAGCAGACCAGCGCGGGCGTCTACCACGCGCTCGCGCGCGAGGGCATGGACGTGTCGGTGTACGGCGCGGCGGGCGGATTCGGTGCGCTGGCGGATGCGTGGCTGAGCGCAGCGGAGAGCGCCGGTGCAACGTATGCCTCGGCCACGGAAGTCATGCGCGTGTACGCGTCGCGCGATGGAGTACGACTGGAGACGTCGTCAGGCGAAGCGCATCACGATGCAGCCGTGATCGCCGTGCCGGCGCCCGTCGCGGCGCAACTGGTCGAGGGTGGCGAGCTGGGTGTATGGCTGGCCGGTGTTCACGTCTCGCCCACGATCACGGTCGCGTTCAGCATGGACCGGCCGTTCCCCGGCGACTACTTCGGCCTGTCATTCCCGCGCGGTGACGCGATCGGCAACCGCGTGGTCGCGCTGTGCATCCAGAGCCGCAAGCTGCCCGGCCTGGTACCGGCCGGTGCGGACGCACTCGTCGCACTGCCTGCACCCGCCGCGACGCCATCACTGCTGGCGCTCGATGATGACAGCGCCGCCGATGCCGTGCTGGGCACGCTCGAGCGTGCGGTGAGCGGTATCGCGAAGCACGTGCGTTCCGCTCACGTATACCGGTTCGAGCAGGGCTACACGATCTTCAGGCCCGGCTACCTCGCGCACCTCTCGCGTTTCGACCCGGCGTGGCTCCCGCCGAACACCGCGCTCGCCGGCGACTACATGCTCGCCCCGAGCGTCGAAGGCGCCGTCCGGTCGGGAGAGGCTGCAGCGCTGCGCATACTACAGCCCTGA
- a CDS encoding phosphatase PAP2 family protein yields MHRFLRSGVLIGTVVSAPAAGQDRSVGGDLKDLWGDARFIVGAPTHPSSGDMRTVAALGGIAGGLLLLDEPLHQWISSDPVAAKILRPFDESGPIAIMGRTWFFLLPLSAGLYGAGHAFDSHDLRNAGLGCATANLTTTVTRTLVALLIGRDRPGVESGPFQFELLAFGDWDRRSFPGGHASNIMSCASFFAHRFDLGIAEPAVWALAGGVGVARILDDAHWASDTFVGMAYGYSVGRNIAHRSMDREATRSTERSLQPGLTLRWTITF; encoded by the coding sequence ATGCACCGGTTTCTGCGCTCCGGGGTGCTGATCGGGACGGTTGTCAGCGCGCCGGCCGCTGGCCAGGATCGGTCGGTCGGAGGCGACCTGAAAGACCTCTGGGGCGATGCGCGCTTCATCGTGGGTGCGCCCACGCACCCGTCGTCCGGCGACATGCGCACGGTCGCGGCGCTCGGCGGCATTGCGGGCGGCCTGCTGCTGCTGGATGAGCCGCTGCATCAGTGGATCAGCAGCGATCCCGTGGCCGCAAAGATCCTGCGCCCGTTCGACGAGAGCGGGCCGATCGCAATCATGGGGCGGACCTGGTTCTTCCTGCTGCCGCTCTCCGCCGGACTCTACGGTGCCGGGCACGCGTTCGATTCGCACGACCTGCGCAATGCGGGGCTCGGGTGTGCCACCGCCAATCTCACCACCACGGTGACGCGCACCCTGGTCGCGCTGCTGATCGGGCGCGACCGGCCGGGCGTGGAGAGCGGACCTTTCCAGTTCGAGCTGCTCGCGTTCGGCGACTGGGACCGGCGGTCGTTTCCCGGCGGACACGCGTCCAACATCATGAGCTGCGCGTCATTCTTTGCGCACCGCTTCGATCTGGGCATCGCGGAGCCGGCAGTGTGGGCGCTCGCGGGCGGGGTCGGCGTCGCACGCATCCTCGACGACGCACACTGGGCATCCGACACGTTCGTCGGCATGGCCTACGGCTACTCCGTCGGTCGCAATATCGCTCACCGCTCCATGGACCGCGAGGCGACGCGGAGCACGGAACGATCCCTGCAGCCGGGACTCACGCTGCGCTGGACGATCACATTCTGA